GGCGCGGAGATGGCGGCCCGGTTCGCCGGGTACCCGGGTGCGGTGTCCCGGGCCGCCGGGTTCGGCGCGGAACTCGCCTTCGACCTGCACCTGGTCGCGCCCCGGCTGCCGGCGTACCCGGTGCCGGCGGGGCACACCGAGATGAGCTGGCTGCGCCACCTCACGCTGGCCGGGGCGCACGAGCGCTACGGCCCGCCCGGGGCGCACCCGGAGGCGTACGGGCAGCTGGAACACGAGCTGCGGATGATCGACGAGCTGGGCTTCCCCGGCTACTTCCTGGTGGTCTACGACATCGTGGCGTTCTGTCGCGCGCAGGACATCTACTGCCAGGGCCGGGGTTCGGCGGCCAACTCGGCGGTCTGCTACGCGCTGCGGATCACCAACGTGGACGCGGTACGGCACCGGCTGCTGTTCGAGCGGTTCCTCGCCCCGGAACGCGACGGGCCACCCGACATCGACGTGGACATCGAGTCCGACCGGCGGGAGGAGGTGATCCAGCACGTCTACGCCCGGTACGGCCGGGAGCACACCGCCCAGGTCGCCAACGTCATCTCGTACCGGCCCCGGTCGGCGGTGCGGGACGTGGCGAAGGCGTTCGGCTACTCGCCCGGGCAGCAGGACGCCTGGAGCAAACAGATCGACCGCTGGGGCTCGGTCGCGGCGGTGGACGTCGAGGGCATCCCCGAGCAGGTGGTGGCGTACGCCGACGAGTTGCAGACGTTCCCCCGGCACCTGGGCATCCACTCCGGTGGCATGGTGATCTGCGACCGGCCGGTGATCGAGGTGTGCCCGGTGGAGTGGGGGCGGATGCCCGGCCGCAGCGTGCTCCAGTGGGACAAGGACGACTGCGCGGCCGTCGGGCTGGTCAAGTTTGACCTGCTCGGCCTGGGCATGCTGTCGGCCCTGCACTACGGCTACGACCTGATCGGCCAGAGCCTCGACCTGGGTGACATGACGCTGGACGACCCCGAGGTCTACGAGATGCTCTGCCGGGCCGACTCGGTGGGGGTGTTCCAGGTGGAGAGCCGCGCCCAGATGGCCACCCTGCCCCGGTTGAAACCGCGCGAGTTCTACGACCTGGTGGTGGAGGTGGCGCTGATCCGGCCCGGCCCGATCCAGGGCGGTTCGGTGCACCCGTACATCAGGCGCAAGAACGGCCAGGAGCCGGTGACGTACCCGCACCCGCTGATGCGCAACGCGCTGGAGAAGACCCTCGGCGTGCCGCTGTTCCAGGAGCAGCTCATGCAGCTCGCCATCGACCTGGCCGGCTTCGACGCCGCCGGAGCCGACCAGTTGCGTCGGGCGATGGGGGCGAAACGGTCGGTGCAGCGGATGGCGCAGCTCGCCGACCGGCTCTACGCCGGGATGGCCGAGCGGGGGATCACCGGCGAGCTGGCCGACGACGTGTACCGCAAGCTCACCGCGTTCGCCAGCTACGGCTTCCCGGAGAGCCACGCGATGAGTTTCGCCTACCTGGTGTACGCCAGCTCGTGGCTCAAGCGCCATCATCCGGCGGCGTTCCTGGCCGCCCTGCTCAACGCCCAGCCGATGGGGTTCTACGCGCCGCAGACCCTGGTCGACGACGCCCGCCGGCACGGCGTCGAGGTCCGCCGGCCGGACGTCAACGCCAGCGGGGCGGGGGCGGTGCTGGAGTCCACGCCGGAAACACGCTGGGGGAGTGTGCCGGGGGAGCCGCCGCACGCCTGGGGGCTGGGCGGGCCGGCGGTCCGGCTCGGGCTGGGCGGTGTCCGTACCCTCGGCGACGACGTGGCCGAGCGGATCGAGGCGGAGCGGACGGCGCACGGGGCGTACCGGGACATGCCGGATCTGGCCCGGCGGGTCGGTCTCACCGCGGGTCAGCTGGAGGCGCTGGCCACCGCGGACGCCTTCGCCTGTTTCGGGCTGACCCGGCGGGAGGCGCTCTGGGCGGCCGGGGCGGCGGCCCAGGACCGGCCGGGCCGGCTGCCCGGCACGGTGACCGGCGCGGCGGCCCCCACCCTGCCCGGGATGGAGGCGGTGGACCGGCTGGTCGCCGACGTGTGGGCCACCGGGCTGTCCCCGGAGAGCCACCCGGCCCGGTTCCTCCGGGACCGGCTCGACGCGCTGGGCGCGGTGCCGATCGCCCGGCTCGGTGGGGTGGAGTCGGGTCGGCGGGTCCGGGTCGGCGGGATCGTCACCCACCGGCAGCGGCCGGCGACGGCCGGCGGGGTCACCTTCCTCAACCTGGAGGACGAGACCGGGATGCTCAACGTCACGTGTTCGCCGGGGCTGTGGCAGCGCTACCGGCGGGTCGCCCGCACCAGCGCCGCCCTCGTGGTCCGCGGCCTGCTGCAGCGGCACGAGGGGGTCACCAACCTCACCGCCGACCGGCTGGACCCGATCACGCCGCCGGTCGCGCCAGCCTCCCGCGACTTCCGATGAGTGATCCACATTACGGTTTTCCGGGCCGGAAAACGGGAGACTTCCGGCACGCGCCGGCAGAGCGGCCCGCGCGTGGCAAGGGGGATGACCAGTGACGATGGACAGTACGTACACCGGTGGACTGGCGAACGCCCGGCGCACCCGGCTGGGGGCCGGTTGGACGCCCGCCCAGGACGCCGAGCCGCGGGAGTACCAGGTGACCGAGGGGCCGGTGGCCAACGACCGCCGGTCCCGCGCCGAGGAGGACCCGGCCGGCGGCGGGGAGATCTGAGCCGGCGGCGTCGGCACCGCCAGCGGGGGGTCGGGTGGCGCGGGTGACTAGGCTCGACCGGGTGGAGCAGAGCACCCGAGGCCGGTTCGCCGGGCCGCCGCTGACCCCCCGTACCGCCGTCGTCTGGTCGGTGCTCGCCGCCGAGCTGGACCGGCGGGCCGACGTCGAGCTGTCAGTGCTCGACGTGGGTGGCGGCACGGGCGGGTTCGCCGTGCCGCTGGCCCAGGCCGGCCACCGGGTGACCGTGGTCGACGCCAGCCCTGACGCGCTCGCCGCGCTCACCCGCCGGGCCGCCGAGGCCGGGGTGGCCGACCGGGTACGCGCCGTGCAGGGCGACGGCGACGCGCTGACCGGCCTGGTCGAACCGGCCTCCGTCGACCTGGTGCTGTGCCATTCGGTGCTGGAGGTGGTCGACGACCCGGGTCCGGTGGCGACCGCGCTGGCCGGCGCGCTGCGCCCCGGGGGTGCGGCGAGTGTGCTGGTCCCCGGGCGGGCCGCCGCCGTGCTGGGCCGGGCGATGAACGGCCAGATGGAGGTCGCCGCCGCGCTGGTCGCCGCCGCCGACGGGGCCGCCGGCCCCCGGGACACCCTGCGCCGCCGGTTCGACGCCGGGGAGGCCGCCGCGCTGCTGAGTGCCGCCGGCCTCACCGTGGAGGAGATCCACGGGGTACGCGTCCTGGCCGACCTGCTGCCCGCCAGCGTCGCCGACGCCCAGCCGGGTGCCCTGGTGGAGCTGGAACGGGCGCTGGCCGGGCGCCCGCCGTACCGGGACCTCGCCGCCCAGCTGCACCTGTTCGCCCGCCGGCCGGCATGACCGGCGTGCCCCGCAGTGGCCTGCCCGCGCCTCCCGCCGATCCGCTGGCGGTGGTGCCGCCGCGCTACGGCGGGGGCAGCCTGGCCGACGTGCTGCCCAGCGCGTTGGCCGTGCTCGGTGTGCCGGGCGCGGTCGACCTGCTCGGGCTCGCGCCGGGCCTGGCCGGGGTACGGCGGATCGCGGTGTTGCTGGTCGACGGCCTCGGGTGGTACCAGCTCCCCACCGCCGCCCGGTACGCCCCGACCCTGACCGGGCTGGCCGCGACGGTGGGCCGCCCGCTGACCTCGGGTTTCCCCTCCACCACCCCGACCAGCCTGGTCACCCTGGGCGCGGGGGCGGCCCCCGGGGCGCACGGCGTGCTCGGCTTCACCGTCCGGGTGCCCGGCACCGACCGGGTGCTCAACCACATCGACTGGGCCGGCGACCCGGACCCGCTGCACTGGCAGCCGGTGCGGACCCAGTGGCAGCGCGCCCGTGCCGCCGGGGTCGCGGTGACCGTGGTGAGCCGCCCCGAGTACGCCGGCAGCGGGCTCACCCTGGCCGCCAACCGGGGCGGCGACTACCGGGGGGCCGCCGGGGTGGACGCCCTGGCCCGGACGATGCTGGCGGTGCTGGCCGCCGGTACCGGCCCCACCCTGGTCTCCGGCTACCACCCCGACCTGGACCGGCACGGGCACCTGAGCGGGGTCGACTCGGCGCCGTGGCGGATCGCCGCCGCCGGGGTGGACGGCCTGCTGGCCCGGCTCGTCGACGGGCTGCCGCCGGATGCCGCGCTGCTGGTCACCGCCGACCACGGCCAGCTCGACGTGCCCGCGGGGCACCGCTTCGACCTGGACACCGACCTGCGGCTACGGGCCGGGGTGCGGGTGGTCGCCGGTGAGCCCCGGGTGCGGTACCTGCACGTCGAGCCGGGTGCGGTGGACGACGTGCTGGCCACCTGGTCGGCGGTGCTCGGCCCGGCGGCCCGGGTGACCACCCGCGAGGAGCTGGTGGCCGAGGGCTGGTTCGGCCCGGTCGACGAGGACCACCTGCACCGGGTCGGCGACGTGGTGGTGACCTGCCGGGACACGTACGCGGTGCTGGCCACCCGGTCCGAGCCGCCGGCGGCGTCCCGGCTGGTGGCGTACCACGGGGCGGACACGGCGGCGGAGATGACCGTGCCGCTGCTGGTGGTGCGGGGCTGACGGCCGGACTGCCCGGCCGCCGGCTGCGTGGCGCGGCGTCGCGTGACCCGGCTGCCGGGCCAGGTGTCGTACCGGGCGGCTAGCCTGCGGGGATGGGCCGGAGCCAGTCGTTGCCGCGGGGTGGTGACCCGCGTTTCGGCCCCGACGCCGACGACTCGGCCAGCCCGATCCTGCACGTCGACATGGACGCCTTCTTCGCCGCCGTGGAGGTGCGCCACCGGCCCGAGCTGCGCGGTCGGCCGGTGGTGGTCGGCGGGGTCGGCCCGCGCGGCGTGGTCAGTTCCGCCAGTTACGAGGCCCGCCGGTACGGCGTGCGCAGCGCGATGCCCACCGCACGGGCGCGGGCGCTCTGCCCGGGCGCGGTCTACCTGCCCCCTGACTTCGCCCGCTACCGGGCGGCCTCCGACG
Above is a window of Micromonospora rifamycinica DNA encoding:
- a CDS encoding methyltransferase domain-containing protein, which gives rise to MTRLDRVEQSTRGRFAGPPLTPRTAVVWSVLAAELDRRADVELSVLDVGGGTGGFAVPLAQAGHRVTVVDASPDALAALTRRAAEAGVADRVRAVQGDGDALTGLVEPASVDLVLCHSVLEVVDDPGPVATALAGALRPGGAASVLVPGRAAAVLGRAMNGQMEVAAALVAAADGAAGPRDTLRRRFDAGEAAALLSAAGLTVEEIHGVRVLADLLPASVADAQPGALVELERALAGRPPYRDLAAQLHLFARRPA
- a CDS encoding error-prone DNA polymerase: MSFHNPKLPWSELERVLSGRPADGSAGDRSLDGGSPGERSPGDRFQDGGPRGDRFQDSGPRGGRFQDGGPRGGRSREDGPDGRRRTDRHLHVVDPLADADGGDSPAWSRHRERYTPVGLTRPDGAVPYAELHAHTNFSFLDGASHPEELAEEAVRLGLTALAVTDHDGFYGVVRFAEAAGALGLPTVFGAELSLGLPGPQQGEPDPLGRHLLVLAHGHEGYARLASVISRAQLRGGEKGRPVYGDLEELAAELRDHVLVLTGCRKGHVPAALLTEGVDAAARELDRLTALFGAETVAVELTDHGHPVDADRNDALAELAAATGLPTVASNNVHYASPGRRRLATTLAAVRARRSLDEIDGWLPAAATAHLRSGAEMAARFAGYPGAVSRAAGFGAELAFDLHLVAPRLPAYPVPAGHTEMSWLRHLTLAGAHERYGPPGAHPEAYGQLEHELRMIDELGFPGYFLVVYDIVAFCRAQDIYCQGRGSAANSAVCYALRITNVDAVRHRLLFERFLAPERDGPPDIDVDIESDRREEVIQHVYARYGREHTAQVANVISYRPRSAVRDVAKAFGYSPGQQDAWSKQIDRWGSVAAVDVEGIPEQVVAYADELQTFPRHLGIHSGGMVICDRPVIEVCPVEWGRMPGRSVLQWDKDDCAAVGLVKFDLLGLGMLSALHYGYDLIGQSLDLGDMTLDDPEVYEMLCRADSVGVFQVESRAQMATLPRLKPREFYDLVVEVALIRPGPIQGGSVHPYIRRKNGQEPVTYPHPLMRNALEKTLGVPLFQEQLMQLAIDLAGFDAAGADQLRRAMGAKRSVQRMAQLADRLYAGMAERGITGELADDVYRKLTAFASYGFPESHAMSFAYLVYASSWLKRHHPAAFLAALLNAQPMGFYAPQTLVDDARRHGVEVRRPDVNASGAGAVLESTPETRWGSVPGEPPHAWGLGGPAVRLGLGGVRTLGDDVAERIEAERTAHGAYRDMPDLARRVGLTAGQLEALATADAFACFGLTRREALWAAGAAAQDRPGRLPGTVTGAAAPTLPGMEAVDRLVADVWATGLSPESHPARFLRDRLDALGAVPIARLGGVESGRRVRVGGIVTHRQRPATAGGVTFLNLEDETGMLNVTCSPGLWQRYRRVARTSAALVVRGLLQRHEGVTNLTADRLDPITPPVAPASRDFR
- a CDS encoding alkaline phosphatase family protein; its protein translation is MTGVPRSGLPAPPADPLAVVPPRYGGGSLADVLPSALAVLGVPGAVDLLGLAPGLAGVRRIAVLLVDGLGWYQLPTAARYAPTLTGLAATVGRPLTSGFPSTTPTSLVTLGAGAAPGAHGVLGFTVRVPGTDRVLNHIDWAGDPDPLHWQPVRTQWQRARAAGVAVTVVSRPEYAGSGLTLAANRGGDYRGAAGVDALARTMLAVLAAGTGPTLVSGYHPDLDRHGHLSGVDSAPWRIAAAGVDGLLARLVDGLPPDAALLVTADHGQLDVPAGHRFDLDTDLRLRAGVRVVAGEPRVRYLHVEPGAVDDVLATWSAVLGPAARVTTREELVAEGWFGPVDEDHLHRVGDVVVTCRDTYAVLATRSEPPAASRLVAYHGADTAAEMTVPLLVVRG